The genomic interval TTCAATGACcgtataatttattctttcgAAAGATAGACGGTTCACCATAAAAAttctaagaaaaaaaatcacTTCAATATGTGTTACATAgctgtatacatgtatatatatatatatatatatatatatatatatatatatatatagatagatatatagaaaaatcaACGTGAACAagttaaacataaaaaaaaaagaaaataaaactttagatttttttaacatattataaataaaaattcagcttatttatttttctttttttttgcaaacgTTCAATTTCACGtgttttaccatttttaatgtatttctTATTGCTTCGACCTAGCCGCattattctctttttatcattaacTAATATGCACGacaaaaatttagaaaatatattgaagGTGTGTTcgttacattttttaaatatttcttcatctattttattaatttttttttttcccataatCACATTAGAgagatagatagatatatatgtttattaattttcttttgtttaatcaaaaaataaaataaataaaataaagaacaaattatattagtTGAAATGTGGTgtaatataatgtaaaaaaaataaaaaataacaggCATGTAGCATTATAAGCTTGAatttgtacaaaaaaaaaaaagcatttatgcgtataatatatatatatatatgtatatttgtaaaagCTTACCTCCTTTTGCAGCTCTGTTTTCCcggttttttttatttttgcctTTAATGTactgtattatttttataacgtGTTCGTAAAATAACTCCTTACTAGCATTAATCAAGGgaatataaattaagaataaGCATAAGAACAAGCACAagcatacacatacatttttatacatacgGTTAAATTTATCGCaatatttccttttctttttcaaacTTGATATCCCTTTTTTGAGCATAACATGTTTTCAACAAGGTAACATAGGCAAAGcggaaaagagaaaaagctTAATTTCACATACTTTAATTTCAAGAGCTTTTACCATGTTAATACGTATGAGCATACCAAGTACGCACGtatttatgtttgtatatgtgCTTGTACTTAtgtgtaattattttattatgtacgtACTATATGCgcacatatttgtatattaaattaaaaaaaaaattttaggaGTGAGTATGACAGAGGAGTAAACACCTTTTCGCCAGAGGGCAGGCTTTTTCAAGTGGAGTATGCATTAGGAGCTATAaaggtacatatatatatatatatatacatacacacatgtgtacttacatatatgtatatacatatgtatacatttgtatgtgtgtatacaaaaaaggataataaaatagCTTATCAGTAATAGGCCTGTGCGTATGATAATTCACAAACTGTACATATAAAGAACAGAAAGTAAAGTATACGTACATTTGAACTATTAGGTCATTAGGGTAAActtctttatatatgaacacattattttaaataatgttgtatcatgtgttttttttttttttttttttttttttctattatttgcGAGTATAGTTGGGAAGCACAGCAGTAGGCATATGCGTAAATGATGGTGTAATTTTAGCATCTGAAAGAAGAATTTCTTCAGCATTAATTGAAAAAGATTCAGTAGAGAAACTGTTAGCTATAGATGATCATATAGGATGCGCCATGAGTGGGTTAATGGCAGATGCAAGAACATTAATTGATTATGCAAGGGTGGAATGTAATCATTACaggtttatatataatgaaaatataaatataaaatcatGTGTAGAATTAATATCTGAATTAGCATTagatttttctaatttatccgataataaaagaaaaaaaattatgagtAGACCATTTGGTGTTGCATTATTAATAGGAGGGGTTGATAAAAATGGTCCTTGTCTATGGTATACTGAACCTTCAGGAACAAACACCCGATTTTTAGCTGCATCTATTGGATCGGCACAAGAAGGTGCAGAACTATTACtacaagaaaattataataaaaacatgaCTTTTGAAGAAGCAGAGATTCTAGCACTTACTGTTTTAAGACAAGTAATGGAGGATAAATTATCATCTTCAAATGTTGAAATTGCGGCTGTTAAGAAATCTGATCAAACATTTTATAAGTACAGCACTCAAGATATCTCGAGAATCATTGACGTCTTACCATCACCAATATATCCAACCATTGATATGACAAcatagaaagaaaaaaagaaaaacaatatgaataagaaaaaaaataaaataaaataaaataaaatattttgaacaaAAAGATGAGACAAATACATATAGTACTATAGAGATACCTGCagttattaattttactttctCTCATTTATTCTTCTCTATcagtgcatatatatatatatatatacatacaatccgtatatacttataatgTGTTCTGTATATGGTTGTACAAGGTTGCACATCCAGTGAACtacattttaatttcctttgtgaaaaattttctcactttataaaatttatcttaattatatacattttttaatgaaaaatattgcatagactttatattttttaaggttACTACGTTTTGccttaacttttttatattttttcaaaaggtataatttaaaattgtaaaattgaTATTTGCTAAGTATTTAATGTTCTGGAAGGgaataaacaattttaaattaatttttctttttgttttttggaaaaatatccttttttttcaacacCTCGATGAATAACTATtttgtatacgtatatttttagctatatatatgcaccacttttaattcttttcacTCGtgcaatttaaaaaaaaaaaaaaaagaataatataatataataaaattattgttcCGCATTCTGTACACGTAAATAGTTACCTCTATGTGTCGgaacaaaaataaacaaaaaaaggacgTAAAATTAgacgtttttttttttcttttttttcccccttatATCAGCTTTCCCCTTTACACAAGGATAAAAggattatgtatatttttagcTAGCTGTGAAGACCTTACAAAATCGTAATAGGGAATTTTATAATGTTTGATAAAATCCTTATTAGAGGTCTgcaataacatttttaagttTATAGGTGGGATATTCGGTTTATAGACTAAATcattgaaatttttattaaaatctgcataattatattttctcaCTAATTCTTTGTAAAATTCAATGtaattatcataatataaattcatgTAAGCTACATGTCTAGGAATTATTCTTAAGCGAAAACTGTAGCTGAAGTACTGAGGAAAAGATAAGGTATCATGaaaacttttatttaaatgtctaatcaaatataacattttagGTCTAATTGTtctatatacattatatgtaaatattctaggatattttttaataaacttttttaaatcttcTTCTTCTATACTTTCatctaaatataataattcattatatttcctttttagaTTTCCAAAAGCAAAAAATTGtggtaaattatataatatctgttttaattcattatacGAGTAGTTTAATTCGTTTTTGTAATGAGCTAAACGTTTTAATACtgtctttttatttattaaagatAATCTAGGGGATGTTTttataatcttttttatcatcTCCAAATTTATGCCATTAGGAATAACTTCTTTTATGTTTGTTAATACATCTCCTTTTGAATTGAACGTtacttcttcctttttaattttattttcattttcatggAATTTTTCGAAAAACGATTTTAACTCTTCAGACGTTTTAAAATGTGTGGTAAAAAAGTATTCTATCTCATCGTAAtttttgagaaaaaaattaaatttttcctCTATGTTAgaagatatatttatactatcTAGTGAAATGTTTGGGTtcaatatttcattttccgAGGCGCAATTTCCTCTGGGCATATGAATGTTCTTTTCCTTCGTCACTATGTCATCCTGTACTCCTTTCACTAATCCTTCCTCCAATTTATCCAGTAAATTTTCTTGTCCTCCTTCCGCTAAATCATCCTCCATTCCACCCGCTGCTCCTCCTGATACTCCCTCCTCCTCCATCTCTTGACCACTGCTACCACCTCCCCCTGATACTCCCTCATTCATCTCTTGACCACTGTTACCACCACCAGCAGCTGCCATATGTGCTTTCCTCTTTTCTTCCCTCACCTTCTTCCTCTGAGCCTTCATCaatctttttctttgttttacGCTTATATGTACTTCCCTACCAGCAGCACTCAtggcatgtatatattttggCATTTGCATAAAATCaatattttgtttgttttttaagaaataattaactgctttttctaaattcccaaaaattaaaaaaaaaatagcggATTGATTATGACATTCTGGGTAAAATAGAAAGCGAATATCtatgttaataaatttaaatatggaataaatatcaaaattgaaatattcttttgattttagttttttaactatatcaagaaaaaaatttttatctttttgtaACATAGCcaataaattttctttatatccTATAGCATAGTTGTCCAaactttttaattcttcattatttttttttgccaattttgttattctcttaaatttacaattaaaattttttaacttaaatTCTAATGCCCATTTAAAAGCATTCAAAAACCTATCTGGGATTTGATCAATTATTTCACCTTCTTTgtcattaaaattattacctAATATGGTATTGTcgattttttttactttcttcaaattttcaatatatttgcTCGTTTTTTCGAATAATTGgaattttttacttataaatcgtttatgtatttttctttgaaCAGTAGAATACGCCCGAGAATACGATGTGGTATATGTGGATGATGATGAGATTGATGACGGGGTAACAGCAGACATAGAAGAGGATGGTgttctcaaaaaaaaaagcctatttttatttctatcaTCGTAGCAATATctaatatgataatatatatttttgttctgGTGATATTTAAAAGGTAAACGgtcaatttttatattatgtatgtctttattttttctcatacTATTGCTATAATAAACTACTTTTGCACATTTAacataataacatattaatgaaatgaaatttaCAGGTACtaaaacataaaagaaatatttattcatttctttttctcttaaaTTATTGCTtccgaaaaaataaaaaaaatatgttttcccccttctttaaaaaattcacagaaataccaaaaaaaaaaaaaaaaatgagagcGGAAAGGGGAGATGACAAATGTGAAAGCAAAACAAACGAAATAATAACTCACATGATTGATTTTACTAAAAATTCGTACAcataaaaaagggaaatttCAAACGTCTGCCATCATGACATAAGAAAGAAGTCTacgaaaaaagaagaaaaatcgtgcaagtaataaaatttgacaaaagaaaattcaaaaaaattataaacaaatattattatgtgcAGTACTTATTGAATTAGCAAGATTGTTCCTACGGTCAAGTACACGTATACCGGTGAATCTTTAAATTCTGAACAATCAGAAAAAGTGTACTTctcttaaattttaaatgaacaaaagtTTAATGGGGGtactctaaaaaaaaaaaaaaaaattacctaCATGAAGGATAACAAATGAGAAGAAAAAGTGAGTTATTTCGCGTATGCATGCTCGTGTAAAAAACtgcaattaaaaaaaaaggtatgtATACTATTCATAGCTATCTCTTTATAGtaagagataaaaaaatatattgctCTAGTAGTGCTTAAAGCAACTCACAAAATgaacatatttaattaaaagagCAAGAAAAACTTTGCTAAgctatttttaagaaaaaaatcaCTCCATATTAAAAGAGAGGAGGTGACAGTTTATGACAgcaagaaaaataaaacagtacACGCAGCTGTTTCGGCGttttgtatgtgtatatatatatatatatatatatatatatatatatatatatatatatatatatatatatatatatatatatatgctcatGGATATATGAGTATTTAAAATTCgcattttaaaagaaaagaagggggtatttttttttcccccctcCTCATTGTTGTCAAGTcgtacatatgtgcatgACCGCGTTGATATTTTTGGTGTAGAACTATGTAACTTCAGAAAAGACTTAAATATAGGGGAAACACAATTTTggagcattttttttatggcaAAAAATggtgttaatatatattcttaggAAAGTTGTATGATGAggaaataatgaataaaagtaaaaattaaattaaaattaatgtaaattttGTTGATGAACATATACGTGTCAAGGCTTCTTATAACGGTGAAAAAATGCTAAAGTATATTAGTTGTCTAAATAAGAGACTGATTTACAAGTTACATGTAGAAAATGATAAGATCATTGATATGCCATTGTTCTTGGTGGACAACCTATATGTAAGAAGTAAAGAGGAGTTAATTTTGTTACTGAGCAATGCTATTTCTTTCAacaaaaaagattttttagTTAATTACAGAAGAGTGTTACTAAAGGACAATGAAGCATATAGTAGTTATAATAATTCGAATGAAACGGAAAATGGTAGCAATAACGTGAAAGATTACAGTAATGGAGATAGCAATAAGAAGCATAACACGAATTGtgaaatagataaaaatacCACCTGTGACAGCACCAATGgacattataaatataaacttgTAGATAGTGTTGGTGATAtaaaatggggaaaaaattttatgttaaaaGATGTGGACATGCATTCAACACAAGTAAACAATTGTTACAAATACAATAACGAAGAGTATAACGAattgataaattatttatcgGAAATATATTCGAGTGAAGAAAGCTGGAATTCAAATTGTACACACCTTTTTGAAGAGGATGAAGAGGAGGATTATATGAactatttacaaaaaaaaaatgacaaagaaagaaaagattCTAAGGAGAAAAAGACACAGGAATATTCATTAACTGGTTATATTCCGaacgattttttttttcgttcatttaaaaatagaattatatCCATTAAGGGACATTTATCATACAACGATTTATTTtcacttatttatttatatagtaaaaagAGAGATATACAAATTATGAAAACACTAGGAgagcaatatatatataaaatggaaaGGGAAAAAGATAAGCAAGTAAATTACAAgcatattatacatatgttaaatatatttattaaattaaattacgaaaaatataacattcaTAGTATCATAAAACATTTACTACAGAATATGTCtgagaatattttaattaatgacTTGAAGTTATCGGCCTTAGGTTTTACTTGTTTATCAAGACttaatttgtataatatgctattttatgattatatatatacttttttgaaaaatgtaaatgattGTTCTCATTTATGCTGTTCTATGGTTTTACATTGCATAGGGTATCATAAACATTATATGgtgaagaagaggaagaagctTTATGATCAAGTAAAATCTTTCAACAAATTGATGAATCGTAATATCATTTCGGAGAAATGCATTATGATAAGTAATGACATCTACAAGTTTAGTAACAACCCCATCAATAATGATAATCTTGATGATATAGTTACCgaagaagcaaaaaaagCTCAATGTGGATACAAAAAAACTATTCCCAGAgatttcaaaataaatattttgacaTTTCAACTTTGTAATAAAAACAGAGAtatcattaataaattagaaCATAAACTAATTGATAGACTAATAAAAATGGACTTACATGATATTTCTGAAAAATCTATAAGTAGCATAtttcacttttattttttaataaacaaaaatattttgactGATAAAgatcatattatatttagcAAATTAAGCgacattttaataaaaaataaaataaattttctaaaGCCTAGAAGTTTTCTCATGTCCTCGTACACATTAAttcttcataaatatttcacGAATATTCATATCTCTTCATATTTCCTTATACAGTGTGCTAAGTTAATAAAATGGTTAAAGGgtagaatatatatagacaATTTACTATTCGTTTTAATGGGTTTTGCTCAAAACCAAgtgattttttataaaaacaaaaagaatagTACTTACCCAAAAGTTTatgttgataaaaaaaataataaattatgtaattttaaagtagaaaataaatatattgatatGCTTGAAAAGTGCGAATATGAAGTAAATATTCTCGAAAAAAGAGATGTGAAACCTGTTAGTTGCAGAGCAgctattttatatatctttaatgaaataacaaatttagactatgaattaaataagaatcaaattattttgtatttacaattattttctagtcttgatataaaattaagtgCAGATATTAAGCAAAAATTGTTTATACTAATTATTAACTATGTTAATGatttaatatgttatattaatttgaTTTTTCAACTAGCTATTAAGATGTATGGAATTTCtagtaaatatatgaaaactATAGCTTTGCATTATTTGGAAAAATTGGACCATGAATTGTgcaaattatgtaaattactcaaaaaagatgaaaaatatttttctaattttttggCAGAATATAATATTGACACCTTGAAGCGTAATACCTATTCAGATGATATGCATACCCATTTATATGACCTGGATAGTCTATCTTACacccttttcatttttgatcAAATAGATGTAACCAAAAAAGATTTCATAATAAATCTTTCAAAATTGATGTCCATTAATGAatactttattttgatatacaaaaaaaataactttaattcttatatttatcttcTTCATTATATTGGCTCCTTACCTATTGATACACAAGAGCATAAAAAGTTAATAGATTTTTTATTCACAAATTTGGAGGAATATATAGAATTATCTTATAAGGAGTACATGCAAAATAGAGGAAAAGCGATAATAGAGGAAAACGATATGTTAATAGGATTAAGCAAAAGACAAGCAAATATTTATGatgaatataaaagtaaCGAAACAAGAGAAGTGAATAATAAAGGCACGCATGATTGCACCACCGAGGATAAAAATATCACAGATTGTTTCTATAACGAAGTAAACCATAAGATAATAaaggataaaatatttctaaaagATTTGATATTATTACTAGATTCCATAAGAATTAACAAGGCCTATGGTTATAACTCTCTCCTTCGCAACATAACTGCAATGGTAAGGGGATAACCCCTCAGTAAGCGTCTGCACGTGgaacacatacatatgtatacgcaCACACTTACACACGCATAcacaaatatttacatatgccCAAGTACTTTTTACGTGAGCATTTACCTATGTTcttatacatacacacatgtacACGTTTGAATTACTCCAATTAACAGATAAATACGGAAAAAATCAAGATGCTGTCGGATGAAGACGTCGAATTagtaaattacatttttatagatATGGGTCTAATGAACAAACATGTAATGGACGAAGCGAtgtaatataacaaaaaaaaaaaaaaaaaattaaataaaataatataaaattaaaagttatcggcaaaaattttactaaatgaaaaaagaaaattaaaaataaatttttttccgtattttttttttttccatctcTGTTAATGTTAATATAGGAATAGGGGGTTAACTATCGGATTAAAAGTGTAAAGCACTCCTATGTACATGGACACATACAAGCACacagatacatatatatgcttctGCTTATATCTGTTAATCTGTCGTCAAGAGAAGCGATAGTCGTGGGATCCAAGTTTATGGGCGAATATTTCAAAAGGAGTCAGGATTGCTCATGATATTAGTTtttatgtgtaaatatgtaGCCACTACTTtcattcttaaaaaattagtgCCTACGTATATGcttgtaattatatatatatatatatatgcaaacatatgtacacgtacACAACatgcttatatttatttgtacatattgaCTATTAAAGCAGTACAGCTTCTGATTTTTACCCACATGATAAATGTAtgtgtagaaaaaaaaaaaaagtttcaCAAATTCAATGCACAACTTGGGAGTGC from Plasmodium brasilianum strain Bolivian I chromosome 2, whole genome shotgun sequence carries:
- a CDS encoding proteasome subunit alpha type-5; amino-acid sequence: MFSTRSEYDRGVNTFSPEGRLFQVEYALGAIKLGSTAVGICVNDGVILASERRISSALIEKDSVEKLLAIDDHIGCAMSGLMADARTLIDYARVECNHYRFIYNENINIKSCVELISELALDFSNLSDNKRKKIMSRPFGVALLIGGVDKNGPCLWYTEPSGTNTRFLAASIGSAQEGAELLLQENYNKNMTFEEAEILALTVLRQVMEDKLSSSNVEIAAVKKSDQTFYKYSTQDISRIIDVLPSPIYPTIDMTT
- a CDS encoding mTERF domain-containing protein, yielding MNKYFFYVLVPVNFISLICYYVKCAKVVYYSNSMRKNKDIHNIKIDRLPFKYHQNKNIYYHIRYCYDDRNKNRLFFLRTPSSSMSAVTPSSISSSSTYTTSYSRAYSTVQRKIHKRFISKKFQLFEKTSKYIENLKKVKKIDNTILGNNFNDKEGEIIDQIPDRFLNAFKWALEFKLKNFNCKFKRITKLAKKNNEELKSLDNYAIGYKENLLAMLQKDKNFFLDIVKKLKSKEYFNFDIYSIFKFINIDIRFLFYPECHNQSAIFFLIFGNLEKAVNYFLKNKQNIDFMQMPKYIHAMSAAGREVHISVKQRKRLMKAQRKKVREEKRKAHMAAAGGGNSGQEMNEGVSGGGGSSGQEMEEEGVSGGAAGGMEDDLAEGGQENLLDKLEEGLVKGVQDDIVTKEKNIHMPRGNCASENEILNPNISLDSINISSNIEEKFNFFLKNYDEIEYFFTTHFKTSEELKSFFEKFHENENKIKKEEVTFNSKGDVLTNIKEVIPNGINLEMIKKIIKTSPRLSLINKKTVLKRLAHYKNELNYSYNELKQILYNLPQFFAFGNLKRKYNELLYLDESIEEEDLKKFIKKYPRIFTYNVYRTIRPKMLYLIRHLNKSFHDTLSFPQYFSYSFRLRIIPRHVAYMNLYYDNYIEFYKELVRKYNYADFNKNFNDLVYKPNIPPINLKMLLQTSNKDFIKHYKIPYYDFVRSSQLAKNIHNPFILV
- a CDS encoding hypothetical protein (conserved Plasmodium protein); the encoded protein is MLKYISCLNKRLIYKLHVENDKIIDMPLFLVDNLYVRSKEELILLLSNAISFNKKDFLVNYRRVLLKDNEAYSSYNNSNETENGSNNVKDYSNGDSNKKHNTNCEIDKNTTCDSTNGHYKYKLVDSVGDIKWGKNFMLKDVDMHSTQVNNCYKYNNEEYNELINYLSEIYSSEESWNSNCTHLFEEDEEEDYMNYLQKKNDKERKDSKEKKTQEYSLTGYIPNDFFFRSFKNRIISIKGHLSYNDLFSLIYLYSKKRDIQIMKTLGEQYIYKMEREKDKQVNYKHIIHMLNIFIKLNYEKYNIHSIIKHLLQNMSENILINDLKLSALGFTCLSRLNLYNMLFYDYIYTFLKNVNDCSHLCCSMVLHCIGYHKHYMVKKRKKLYDQVKSFNKLMNRNIISEKCIMISNDIYKFSNNPINNDNLDDIVTEEAKKAQCGYKKTIPRDFKINILTFQLCNKNRDIINKLEHKLIDRLIKMDLHDISEKSISSIFHFYFLINKNILTDKDHIIFSKLSDILIKNKINFLKPRSFLMSSYTLILHKYFTNIHISSYFLIQCAKLIKWLKGRIYIDNLLFVLMGFAQNQVIFYKNKKNSTYPKVYVDKKNNKLCNFKVENKYIDMLEKCEYEVNILEKRDVKPVSCRAAILYIFNEITNLDYELNKNQIILYLQLFSSLDIKLSADIKQKLFILIINYVNDLICYINLIFQLAIKMYGISSKYMKTIALHYLEKLDHELCKLCKLLKKDEKYFSNFLAEYNIDTLKRNTYSDDMHTHLYDLDSLSYTLFIFDQIDVTKKDFIINLSKLMSINEYFILIYKKNNFNSYIYLLHYIGSLPIDTQEHKKLIDFLFTNLEEYIELSYKEYMQNRGKAIIEENDMLIGLSKRQANIYDEYKSNETREVNNKGTHDCTTEDKNITDCFYNEVNHKIIKDKIFLKDLILLLDSIRINKAYGYNSLLRNITAMINTEKIKMLSDEDVELVNYIFIDMGLMNKHVMDEAMNRGLTIGLKV